The DNA segment GAGAAGATAGGCAAGGAGCTCCGCGCCAGCGAGGTTCTCCACGAGGGCGAGCTCCTCGACGTCATAGCCGTCACCAAGGGTAAGGGAACCCAGGGCCCGGTCAAGCGCTGGGGAATAAAGATCCAGTTCCATAAGGCCCAGAGGGCTGGAAAGGCTAGGCACGTCGGTAACCTCGGCCCGTGGCACCCGACAAGGGTCATGTGGACAGTTCCGCAGGCGGGTCAGATGGGCTTCCACCACAGGACTGAGTTCAACAAGAGGCTCATCGCCATAGGCGAGAACGGCAAGCTCAAGCTCGACGAGAAGAACGAGATCGACATCACTCCGAAGGGTGGCTTCCCGCACTACGGCATCATAAGGAGTGACTTCCTCATGATACAGGGAACCGTGCCGGGTTCCTTCAAGAGGATCGTCAGAGTCAGGCCGGCTATCAGGCCGCCGAAGAAGAAGCCGCCGGTTGAGAGGCCGCAGATAACCTACGTCAGTAGGGAATCCAAGCAGTGAGGTGAGATAGATGAAGGTTAAGGTTTTCAATCTCGAAGGCGAGCCTGTGGAGGAGATAGAGCTTCCGAAGGTCTTTGCCACTCCCTTCAGGCCCGACCTCATCAGGAGGGCTGTCATTGCTTCATGGACACACAGGATACAGCCGCAGGGCAGGGATCCAATGGCCGGTAAGAGGCGCGTTACCGAGAACATCGGAAAGGGCCACGGCATGGCGAGGGTTGAGAGGATAAAGACCTCTCCGAGGTTTGCAGCATTTGTTCCCTTCGCCCGCGGTGGAAGGAGAACCCACCCGCCCAAGGTCGAGAAGATAATCTGGGAGGACATCAACAAGAAGGAGCGCAGACTTGCTATAATGAGCGCCATAGCGGCAACGGCCAACTACGACCTCGTCAGGGCCAGGGGCCACATCGTTGACAACGTCCCGCAGGTTCCCCTCGTTGTCGTTGATGACCTTGAGAAGGTCTTCAAGACCGCTCAGACCCGGGAGATATTCAAGAAGCTCGGCGTCTGGGACGACATCGAGAGGGCCAAGAAGAACACCAAGATAAGGGCTGGTAAGGGTAAGATGCGCGGAAGGCGCTACAAGAAGGCTAAGGGCCCGCTCATCGTTGTTGCCAAGAACGAGGGAATCGTCCAGGGAGCCAGAAACCACCCGGGTGTTGACGTCGTTACCGTCGAGAACCTCAGTGCAGAACTCCTTGCCCCGGGTACCCACCCCGGTAGGCTTACCGTCTGGACGAAGGGAGCTATAGAGAGGCTTAGGGAGATTTACGGGTGATGAGAGATGGATCCGTACAAGGTCATCATAAAGCCGGTCGTCACGGAGAAGGCCGTGGCGATGATAGAGAACGAGAACAAGCTCACCTTCATAGTCGACAGAAGGGCAACCAAGGCCGACATCAAGAGGGCCGTGGAAGCGATGTTCGAGGTCAAGGTCGAGAAAGTCAACACCCTCATCACCATGAGGGGAGAGAAGAAGGCCTACGTGAAGCTCAAGCCTGAGTACAGCGCAAGTGAGGTTGCTGCCAGGATAGGATTGTTCTGACGGGGTGAGTGAGATGGGAAAGAGTCTGATTCAGCAGAGGAGAGGTAAGGGAACCACGACCTTTAGGGCCCCCTCCCACAGGTACAGGGGTGCCGTCAGGTACGTTCCGCTCAACCTTACCAAGGAGAAGACCCTCGTCGGCAAGGTCGTGGAGATACTCCACGACCCGGGAAGGACCGCTCCAGTGGCAAGGGTCAAGTTCGAGAACGGCATGGAGAAGCTAATAATAGCTCCCGAAGGAGTCCTCGTCGGCGAGGAGATAGCCATCGGGCCGAACGCCCCGATCAAGATCGGCAACACCCTCCCGCTTGCCATGATACCGGAGGGAAGCTACGTCTACGACATAGAGGGGGTTCCTGGCGACGGTGGCAAGTACGTCAGAGCGGGCGGTGCCTACGCCCTCGTCGTCAGCAGGGAGAAGGACAAGGTCATAGTCCAGCTTCCGAGCGGTGAGCTCAAGCAGTTCAACCCGATGTGCAGGGCCACCATAGGTGTCGTTGCCGGCGGTGGAAGGCTTGAGAAGCCCATCGTTAAGGCCGGTAAGGCCTACTACATCGCCAAGGCAAGGAACAGGTTCTGGCCGAAGCCAAGGGGTGTCAAGATGAACGCCGTCAACCACCCGCACGGTGGTAAGGAGCACCACATAGGAAGGCCGAGCACCGTTTCGAGGCGCGCTCCGCCCGGAAGGAAGGTCGGTCACATAGCCGCGAGAAGAACTGGTAGGAGGAAGTGATGAAGATGGCGAGAAGGAAGGAGTTTAAGTATAGGGGCTATACCTTCGAGGAACTGCTCAACATGTCACTTGAGGACTTTGCAAAGCTCCTCCCTGCCAGGCAGAGGAGGAGCCTCAAGCGCGGTCTTTCCCCGGAGCAGAAGAAGCTCCTCAGGAAGATACGGCTTGCCAAGAAGGGCAAGTATAAGAAGCCGATCAGGACTCACAGCAGGGACATGGTCATCCTTCCCGAGATGGTCGGCATGACCATCCACGTCTACAACGGAAAGGAGTTCGTCCCAATAGAGATCAAGGAGGAGATGATAGGCCACTACCTCGGCGAGTTCGCCCTCACGAGGAAGATCGTCCAGCACGGCTCACCTGGTGTTGGAGCCACTAGGTCATCGATGTTCGTGGCCATCAAGTGAGGTGGTATAGATGAGCAGGGGCAGGTTTTCCTACTCATTCCAAAATTTTGACCCGGACAGGATGGCTCGTGCCAGCGGAAGGGACCTCGGGATATCCCCCAAGCACAGCATCGAGCTCCTCAGGGAGATAAAGGGCATGATGCTTAACGATGCCATCAAGTACCTCGACGACGTTATCGCTCTGAAGAGACCGGTTCCAATGAGGCGCTTCAACGACAGCCAGGGTCACAAGCCCGGCAAGGGCTTCGGCCCCGGAAGGTACCCGGTTAAGGTTGCGAAGGCCGTCAAGAAGGTCCTCCTCAACGCCAAGAACAACGCCGAGCAGAAGGGCCTCGACCCGGACAGGCTCAGGATAATCCACGCGGCTGCCCAGCGCGGGCCGGTACTTCGCGGATACATCCCGAGGGCCTTTGGAAGGGCCACACCGTTCAACGAGCAGACCACCCACATAGAGATAGTCGTTGAGGAAGTTAGGAGGTGAGACTTTTGGCGATCGAGAGATACTTCATCAAGGAAGGCGTTAAGGAGATGCTCATCGACGAGTACCTTGAGAAGGAGCTCCGCAGAGCGGGCTACGGCGGAATAGACATCAAGAAGACCCCCCTCGGAACAAAGGTCATCATCTTCGCCGCCAACCCCGGCTACGTCATTGGAAGGGGTGGAAGGCGCATCAGGGAGCTCACCAGGACCCTTGAGAGGCAGTTCAACCTTGAGAACCCGCAGATTGAGGTCGAGGAGATCAAGAACCCCTATCTC comes from the Thermococcus thioreducens genome and includes:
- the rpl4p gene encoding 50S ribosomal protein L4 translates to MKVKVFNLEGEPVEEIELPKVFATPFRPDLIRRAVIASWTHRIQPQGRDPMAGKRRVTENIGKGHGMARVERIKTSPRFAAFVPFARGGRRTHPPKVEKIIWEDINKKERRLAIMSAIAATANYDLVRARGHIVDNVPQVPLVVVDDLEKVFKTAQTREIFKKLGVWDDIERAKKNTKIRAGKGKMRGRRYKKAKGPLIVVAKNEGIVQGARNHPGVDVVTVENLSAELLAPGTHPGRLTVWTKGAIERLREIYG
- the rplV gene encoding 50S ribosomal protein L22: MSRGRFSYSFQNFDPDRMARASGRDLGISPKHSIELLREIKGMMLNDAIKYLDDVIALKRPVPMRRFNDSQGHKPGKGFGPGRYPVKVAKAVKKVLLNAKNNAEQKGLDPDRLRIIHAAAQRGPVLRGYIPRAFGRATPFNEQTTHIEIVVEEVRR
- a CDS encoding 30S ribosomal protein S19, whose amino-acid sequence is MARRKEFKYRGYTFEELLNMSLEDFAKLLPARQRRSLKRGLSPEQKKLLRKIRLAKKGKYKKPIRTHSRDMVILPEMVGMTIHVYNGKEFVPIEIKEEMIGHYLGEFALTRKIVQHGSPGVGATRSSMFVAIK
- a CDS encoding 50S ribosomal protein L2, with product MGKSLIQQRRGKGTTTFRAPSHRYRGAVRYVPLNLTKEKTLVGKVVEILHDPGRTAPVARVKFENGMEKLIIAPEGVLVGEEIAIGPNAPIKIGNTLPLAMIPEGSYVYDIEGVPGDGGKYVRAGGAYALVVSREKDKVIVQLPSGELKQFNPMCRATIGVVAGGGRLEKPIVKAGKAYYIAKARNRFWPKPRGVKMNAVNHPHGGKEHHIGRPSTVSRRAPPGRKVGHIAARRTGRRK
- a CDS encoding 50S ribosomal protein L23 — its product is MDPYKVIIKPVVTEKAVAMIENENKLTFIVDRRATKADIKRAVEAMFEVKVEKVNTLITMRGEKKAYVKLKPEYSASEVAARIGLF